AATCCAGTAGTACGCGCAGTGCCTTCCTCCCCAGTCTTTGCCCACCACGATGCCGCGACCGGGGTAGGGGTTGTTCCTCAGGAGCTCGCATAGGTCTTGCATCAAAGGTCCCCTCTCGTCCGTCCCCTGCGCAGCAGCTGTCGCCCAGACGCTCGCAGCTGTGATAGAAGGCCCACGTCGCGCCGGAAGAGGTCTCCCGATGCCCTGTGCGCCGCGTCCCGCGCGCCGCCCAACTGGTGCCGGACGACATCGCCCGCCGCCCACAGGTATTCTATCATGCTTCTCTCGATTGCTCGCCAGGCCCCGCCGTCCTCGTGCGTCACGGGACCTGTGGCGCCCTTTGCACGGCAGCCTCTCGCGGATGTACCCCTGTCATGCCACAATCATGGGGTGGAAAGGCCGATGTCGCCACCATATAGTTCGAAGACTCCCTGTCAGGAGATGATGCGAAATGCCTTTCCCCAAGAATGAAGTCCGCAAGGTGTGCATGCACGATACCCGAGCGCTTCTGTGGGAGCGATCACACAGCAGATGCTTCGGGTATCTTTCCGAGATCCTCTCCAGCGATCTTATGATCGCAGGTAATACACCTCAGCCAAGTCGCAGGAGCACCCAACGAAGCAGTACGTGGGATAGTGACGCGCACCGTGGTGGCACACAAAGCGCGTCCTTCCGTGACGTCGCTGGCTCAGAATGCGCTTTTTCGTCGACCCGCGATCCCAGAGTGCGCTTTTCCGTAGAATGCGCCTTTTCTGACCTGCGCAAACGTCGAGTCGTCTCACGGAAAACCGCATTCTGTGCGTTGGGCCTCACGTAAAAGCGCATTCTGTCCCCGGGCCTTCACGGAAAACCGCACTCTTCACCCGCGTGGCCTTCCAGAGTGCGCTTTTCCGTTGACTCCAACCCCCAGAGTGCGCTTTTCCGTAAAGTGCGCCTTTTCTGACCTGCGCAAACGTCGAGTCGTCTCACGGAAAAGCGCAGTCTGCACGTTGAGTCTCACGGAAAAGCGCATTCTGCACGTTGGGCCTCACGGAAAAGCGCATTCTGCACGTTGAGTCTCACGGAAAAGCGCATTCTGCACGTTGGACCTCACGTAAAAGCGCACTCTGGCCCAACGTCTCACGGAAAAGTGCAGTTTGCAGCCCCCACGTCGCGCAGACTGCGTCTTTCGGTCACGTCGCCGCCTGGGAGGCGTGGGGCGCGCAACCCCCCGCCAGGCTGCGGGGCACTATGGAAAATGGCCCAACTGGGCAAATGCGTCCGAGCAACCCCCCGCCAGGCTGCGGGGGGGGGTTGCGCCAGAGTCCGCAAGCCTCGGTTTGGAGCCTGACTTCTGCCCGGGTGGCGCCGATAAGGACGGACACGCCTCGTGACGCTATGTTTCCAATTCGGTGAAACATCGCCTTTTGCGCCGTTGGGCTACCTCCCTGTGCTAGTCTTTGTCCATCGTGCATGCAGCAATATGCATATATGGGGGACACAATCCAATGGCGCCTGCGGCCCACGGGCTGCGGGACCAAGGTGTCGGAAGCGAGGCAGGATATGAGCTATGCAAGGAGAGGGGCTGCTCATGAGCGGATTTGAGCCGCTGCGCGTACCTGAGCGGGACGGTGCGGCCGAGGGCTTCGGCTTCGTGCCCTGCGAGGGCGGCGTCTGCGCCGCCAGGGGCATCCGGGCCACAGGCGTCTCTGCGGGCTTTCGCCACAATCCTGACCGTCGTGACCTCGCGCTCGTCGTCGCGGACAGGACCTGCGTCTGTGCGGGCACTTTCACCAAGAACCGCTTCTGCGCGGCGCCTGTGCAGGTCTCGCGGCCACGTGCGGCCTCGGGCCACGCGCGTGCCGTCGTCCTGAACTCGGGCAACGCCAACGCCGCCACGGGCGAGCAGGGCCTTGAGGTTGCACGCGCATCTGCGCGCATCGTCGCGGACGCCCTGGGCTGCGCTGCCGAGGAGGTGCTCGTGGCCTCGACCGGTGTCATCGGCGTGCCCTTGGGCCTGGAGTGCTTTGAGATGGGAGTGCCCGCCTGCGTTGGGCAGCTCGAGCGCTCGGTAGCGGCCGCCCACCACGCCGCCCGCGCCGTCATGACGACGGACACCCACTCCAAGCAGGCCGCCTACGTCGGCAGCCTTCCCGCTCCAGGTGGCGGGACCGTCGAGGTCCACGTGGGGGGTTTTGCCAAGGGCTCGGGCATGATCCAGCCCGACATGGCCACGATGCTCTCGGTGCTCTCCACAGACGCACCGCTCACGCCCAAGGCCGCGCGGGTGGCCCTGGGGCGGGCCGTGAGCCAGAGCTTCAACAAGGTGACCGTTGACTCGGACACCTCCACCAACGACTGCTGCATACTCTTTGCCACGGGAGAGGCCGAGCTCGAGGCCATCGACGAGGACTCTGCGGCCTTCCCTGCCATCTGCGCCGCCCTGCGCGCGACCTGCGAGGCGCTGGCCCGCCAGATCGCGGCCGACGGGGAGGGCTCGACCAGGCTCGTGACCGTCGACGTCATGGGGGCGGCCACCGAGGCAGACGCCGACGCCGTGGCCCGCGCCGTCGCAAACTCGCCGCTCGTCAAGACCGCTGTCTTCGGGCACGACGCGAACTGGGGCAGGGTCGCCTCCGCCGCCGGAAAGTGCGGGGTGGCCTTCGACCAGCGCAAGGTGGACATCGACCTGCTCGGCGTGCCTGTCTGCCGCAGTGGCCTTGCCGTGGCCATGGACGAGGACGACATGCTCAAGCGCTTCAAGGAAAGCGAGGTCCCCATAGCCATCGACCTGGGTATGGGATCGTGCTCCACGCGCGTCTGGACCTGCGACCTCACGCACGACTACGTGACCATCAACGGGGACTACCGCACCTAGGCGCGAGCCGCAGGTGCAAGGTCCCTGACAGGAAAGGTTGGCTGACATGGTGATGAGAAGGCGCAGGCCCAGCGATGCCTCGCAGGGCAAGGCTGAGGTGCTCGTGGAGGCCCTGCCGTGGATCAACGAGTGGGCGGGGAGCACCTTCGTGGTGAAGTACGGTGGCTCGGCGATGGAGGACGCCACGCTCCGGGCGAAGGTCATCGAGGACGTGCTGCTGCTCAAGCTCATGGGCGTGCACGTGGTGCTCGTACACGGCGGCGGCAAGGACATCTCGTCTCTGAGCGACCGTCTCAACCTGAGCGTGCGCTTCAAGGACGGTCTGCGCGTCACGGACGAGGACACCATGGAGGTCGTGCAGATGGTGCTCGTGGGCAAGGTGAACGCCGAGCTGGTGCAGGCCATCAACGGCTACGGCAACCACGCGGTGGGCATCTCGGGCGCCGACGGCCGCACGCTCAGGGCCTGTCAGCTCGATCCCGAGCTAGGCCGCGTGGGCCGCGTCACCGAGGTTAACCCAGACCTCGCCCTCAAGGTTCTAGATGACGGCTACATCCCCGTCATCGCAGGCGTGGGCTTTGGCGAGGACGGCGGCCCCTACAACGTCAACGCCGACTTCACGGCGAGCCACATCGCCCAGGCGCTCGGCGCGGACAAGCTCTTCTTCCTCACGGACGTCGATGGCCTCTACGCCGACTTCGACGACAAGGACAGTCTCATCGCCGGCATGGGTGTAGGGGAGGCGCGACACCTCATCGATGCGGGCACGCTCAGCAAGGGGATGATCCCCAAGGTGAGAAGCGCCATCGAGGCCATCGAGGCGGGCGTGGGCCAGGTCACCATCCTGAACGGCACCGTCGAGCACGCGCTGCTCGTCGAGACGTTCACCGACGAGGGCATCGGGACCGAGATATCCAACGACTCCCGCAACCCCAAGGAGGCATAGCATGTACGAGTTTGACACACACGCGGACTTCATCGCAGGGGACGAGCGCTACCTCATGCACAGTTACGCCCGGCTGCCCGTGAAGTTCGTGCGAGGCTCGGGTTGCGTGCTCACGGACTCTGAGGGCAGAGACTACCTGGACTTTTTGGGCGGCATAGGCGTGGTGTGCCTGGGGCACTGCCACCCCAGGCTCGTGGACGCCCTCAAGGGGCAGGCCGAGAGGCTCTGGCAGGTGGGAAACTACTTTCACGTCGAGAACCGCAGCGAGCTTGCGGCTGCGCTCTCGCGCCTGCTTGGTGCGACCACCGACGAGGAGGGTCACGTGACGGGCTCGACGGGCCAGACGTGGAGGACCTTCTTCGCGAACTCGGGCGCCGAGGCGAACGAGGGTGCCATCAAGCTCGCGCGCCGCTGGGGCGAGCGTAGGCTCGGCGGGGCCACGGGCATCGTCACGGCCAAGCGGAGCTTCCACGGCCGTACGCTCGCGAC
The DNA window shown above is from Olsenella sp. oral taxon 807 and carries:
- the argJ gene encoding bifunctional glutamate N-acetyltransferase/amino-acid acetyltransferase ArgJ; the encoded protein is MSGFEPLRVPERDGAAEGFGFVPCEGGVCAARGIRATGVSAGFRHNPDRRDLALVVADRTCVCAGTFTKNRFCAAPVQVSRPRAASGHARAVVLNSGNANAATGEQGLEVARASARIVADALGCAAEEVLVASTGVIGVPLGLECFEMGVPACVGQLERSVAAAHHAARAVMTTDTHSKQAAYVGSLPAPGGGTVEVHVGGFAKGSGMIQPDMATMLSVLSTDAPLTPKAARVALGRAVSQSFNKVTVDSDTSTNDCCILFATGEAELEAIDEDSAAFPAICAALRATCEALARQIAADGEGSTRLVTVDVMGAATEADADAVARAVANSPLVKTAVFGHDANWGRVASAAGKCGVAFDQRKVDIDLLGVPVCRSGLAVAMDEDDMLKRFKESEVPIAIDLGMGSCSTRVWTCDLTHDYVTINGDYRT
- the argB gene encoding acetylglutamate kinase, translated to MVMRRRRPSDASQGKAEVLVEALPWINEWAGSTFVVKYGGSAMEDATLRAKVIEDVLLLKLMGVHVVLVHGGGKDISSLSDRLNLSVRFKDGLRVTDEDTMEVVQMVLVGKVNAELVQAINGYGNHAVGISGADGRTLRACQLDPELGRVGRVTEVNPDLALKVLDDGYIPVIAGVGFGEDGGPYNVNADFTASHIAQALGADKLFFLTDVDGLYADFDDKDSLIAGMGVGEARHLIDAGTLSKGMIPKVRSAIEAIEAGVGQVTILNGTVEHALLVETFTDEGIGTEISNDSRNPKEA